In the genome of Deinococcus aerophilus, one region contains:
- a CDS encoding sugar efflux transporter: MTTTATTLPAPGLGAMLRLPHAVGLALSVFILGFGLSLAVPYMALYAVNRAGMTPLQLGTFLTVSAISAVGVATLLARWSDRLPNRKPIVLATLAAGAAAYALISVTPHFSGLLAIGALLLSLGAAAFPQVFSFARASLQDVPADLADRAMTVLRSVFSLSWVVGPGLGAAILVGADYHAVFLSASLCFALAALPLLRVPGRRPQPNTGTTPVADRPRPGNRSAIAWGALAFVLYGMSMQMGMAMFPLFITKTLGGSGSEVGFLVGLCALLEIPVMLALVTLRRLPGVPVLIAAGMGLFVAHFALIVVADSLPLLVAAQVIRAVVLAILAGLGMTYFQTLMPGRFSAATTMFANTSSVGGMLSGITSGAVAQTFGYRSVFVVCAALTLTAFVVMTANNRRQALAPAA, translated from the coding sequence GTGACGACCACCGCAACGACCCTCCCGGCGCCGGGCCTCGGGGCCATGCTGCGCTTGCCCCACGCCGTTGGACTGGCCCTGAGCGTGTTTATCCTGGGCTTCGGCCTGTCGCTGGCCGTGCCGTACATGGCGCTGTACGCCGTGAACCGCGCGGGCATGACCCCGCTGCAGCTGGGCACCTTCCTGACCGTGAGCGCCATCAGCGCTGTGGGGGTCGCCACGCTGCTCGCGCGTTGGTCCGACCGCCTGCCGAACCGCAAACCCATCGTGCTCGCCACGCTGGCGGCGGGGGCGGCGGCCTACGCCCTGATCAGCGTCACGCCCCATTTTTCTGGACTGCTGGCCATTGGGGCGCTGCTGCTGTCGCTGGGGGCCGCCGCTTTTCCGCAGGTGTTCTCCTTTGCCCGCGCCAGCCTGCAGGATGTGCCGGCTGACCTGGCCGACCGCGCCATGACGGTGCTGAGGTCGGTGTTCAGCCTGTCGTGGGTGGTCGGCCCCGGCCTGGGAGCCGCGATCCTCGTGGGCGCCGATTACCACGCCGTGTTCCTGAGTGCCAGCCTGTGCTTTGCGCTCGCGGCACTGCCACTGCTCCGCGTGCCGGGCCGCCGTCCCCAGCCCAACACGGGCACCACCCCCGTGGCGGACCGTCCCCGCCCGGGCAACCGCTCCGCCATTGCCTGGGGAGCGCTCGCCTTCGTGCTGTACGGCATGAGCATGCAGATGGGCATGGCGATGTTTCCGCTGTTCATCACCAAGACCCTGGGCGGCAGCGGCAGCGAGGTCGGCTTTCTGGTGGGGCTGTGCGCCCTGCTGGAAATTCCCGTCATGCTCGCCCTGGTCACGCTGCGCCGCCTGCCCGGCGTTCCCGTCCTGATCGCGGCGGGCATGGGGCTGTTCGTGGCCCATTTTGCCCTGATCGTCGTGGCCGACAGCCTGCCCCTGCTCGTGGCCGCCCAGGTGATCCGCGCCGTCGTGCTGGCGATTCTGGCCGGGCTGGGTATGACCTACTTCCAGACCCTGATGCCGGGGCGCTTCAGCGCAGCCACCACCATGTTCGCCAACACGTCCAGCGTGGGCGGCATGCTCAGCGGCATCACGTCGGGTGCGGTCGCCCAGACCTTCGGCTACCGCAGCGTGTTCGTGGTGTGTGCGGCCCTGACCCTGACGGCCTTCGTGGTCATGACCGCCAACAACCGCCGTCAGGCCCTGGCCCCGGCGGCCTGA
- the pepF gene encoding oligoendopeptidase F has protein sequence MTTIQAGSLPARADVPREQTWDLEALYATPDAWEAEAGALPARIDALAAHAGQLGSPEGLLAYLAAADRVELQLARFMSYAGMTASVDGRDAVAAARRDRASALGARYGSVTAFFRPEVLDRAAAVEGWLSRPDFTDQRVRLERILRERAHVRSGEVEELLGALQAPFASERGIHPALANMDLRFGTAGGEPVTQGNVDRLTSAPDREVRRGAWENYADAHLAVRHSQAAMYATNVRQNVFLARARRYPDAITASLSPDRIPTEVVTTLLDTYRAHTPVWHRYWRVRRDWLGLPELREFDVKAALVPPRPVTYRQAVDWIAEGMAPLGPEYIQDMLPGLTTERWVDYAENDGKRQGAYSNGGGRVKPYIFMTWNGTLSSYSTLAHEIGHSMHSLLSQREHPYSVPRYTLFHAEVASNFNQAMVRQHLLRRARETGDTEFEVAVIEEALSNFHRYFFIMPTLAAFELECYRRVEAGGTLSAPDLIALTADLLQQGYGDGVTMDRERSGILWAQFSTHLYANFYAYQYATGISAAHQLLEQFGEEPDAARERYLRFLKSGGSLDPIEALREAGVDMLSPEPVQATFRTLEGYVARLEELRAQRS, from the coding sequence ATGACCACAATCCAAGCTGGAAGCCTTCCTGCCCGTGCCGACGTGCCCCGAGAACAGACCTGGGATCTCGAGGCCCTGTACGCCACCCCCGACGCCTGGGAGGCCGAGGCCGGAGCGCTGCCCGCCCGCATTGACGCCCTGGCTGCCCATGCGGGACAGCTTGGAAGCCCGGAGGGACTGCTCGCCTACCTCGCCGCCGCGGACCGCGTGGAACTGCAGCTGGCCCGCTTCATGTCCTACGCGGGCATGACCGCCAGCGTGGACGGGCGCGACGCCGTGGCTGCCGCCCGCCGCGACCGCGCGAGCGCCCTGGGAGCCCGGTACGGCAGCGTGACGGCCTTCTTTCGCCCCGAAGTTCTTGACCGGGCCGCCGCGGTGGAGGGCTGGCTGTCCCGGCCCGACTTCACCGATCAGCGGGTGCGGCTGGAGCGCATCCTGCGGGAGAGGGCGCACGTTCGCAGCGGCGAGGTCGAGGAACTGCTCGGAGCGCTGCAGGCCCCCTTCGCCTCCGAGCGCGGCATTCACCCGGCCCTCGCGAACATGGACCTGCGCTTCGGTACCGCCGGGGGAGAGCCGGTGACCCAGGGCAACGTGGACCGCCTGACCTCGGCCCCCGACCGCGAGGTCCGCCGCGGGGCCTGGGAGAACTACGCCGATGCCCACCTCGCCGTGCGTCATTCCCAGGCCGCCATGTACGCCACCAACGTGCGCCAGAATGTCTTTCTGGCCCGCGCCCGCCGTTACCCGGACGCCATCACGGCCTCGCTGTCCCCGGACCGCATTCCCACCGAGGTGGTGACCACGCTGCTCGACACCTACCGCGCCCATACCCCGGTGTGGCACCGCTACTGGCGCGTGCGCCGGGACTGGCTGGGTCTGCCCGAGCTGCGCGAGTTCGATGTCAAGGCCGCGCTGGTCCCGCCCCGACCCGTGACCTACCGTCAGGCCGTGGACTGGATTGCCGAGGGCATGGCCCCTCTGGGTCCAGAATATATACAAGACATGCTTCCCGGACTGACCACCGAACGCTGGGTCGACTACGCCGAGAACGACGGCAAACGCCAGGGCGCCTACAGCAACGGTGGAGGACGCGTCAAGCCCTACATCTTCATGACCTGGAACGGCACCCTGAGCAGCTACAGCACCCTGGCCCACGAGATCGGGCACTCCATGCACTCGCTGCTTTCCCAGCGCGAGCACCCCTACAGCGTGCCGCGTTACACCCTGTTCCACGCCGAGGTCGCGAGCAACTTCAATCAGGCGATGGTCCGCCAGCACCTGCTGCGCCGTGCCCGCGAGACGGGGGATACCGAGTTCGAGGTCGCCGTGATCGAGGAGGCGCTTTCCAACTTCCACCGCTACTTCTTCATCATGCCGACGCTCGCCGCCTTTGAGCTGGAATGCTACCGCCGCGTGGAAGCGGGGGGCACCCTCAGCGCCCCGGACCTGATTGCGCTGACCGCCGACCTGCTGCAGCAGGGATACGGAGACGGCGTGACCATGGACCGTGAGCGCAGCGGCATTCTGTGGGCTCAGTTCTCCACCCACCTGTACGCCAATTTCTACGCCTACCAGTACGCCACCGGCATCAGCGCCGCGCACCAGCTGCTTGAACAGTTTGGCGAGGAGCCCGACGCCGCGCGTGAACGTTACCTGCGCTTCCTGAAATCCGGCGGCAGCCTTGACCCCATTGAGGCCCTGCGGGAAGCCGGCGTAGATATGCTCTCGCCCGAGCCAGTGCAGGCCACCTTCCGCACGCTTGAAGGCTACGTGGCGCGGCTGGAGGAGCTGCGGGCGCAGCGTTCCTGA
- the trpB gene encoding tryptophan synthase subunit beta yields MTLTLPEYPQPDARGRFGRFGGRYVPETLIPALDELETAYRAAKADPEFLEELDRLLKEFVGRPSGLYLASRLTEHAGGAKIYLKREDQNYTGAHKINNCLAQALLAKRMGKRRVIAETGAGQHGVASATAAALLGMDCVVYMGVEDIRRQELNVFRMKLLGAEVRPVTSGTSTLKDATNEAIRDWVTNVRDTFYILGSVVGPHPYPAMVRDFQSVIGEEVKVQLQAQEGRVSPDVIVACVGGGSNAIGIFAPYAYLPEEQRPRLIGTEAAGEGVETGRHAASVAGGRTGVLHGAMMYLLHDHEGQITPPHSISAGLDYPGIGPEHCLYSDTGVAEYVPVTDAQAMEGLQLLTRLEGIIPALESAHAIYHAVQLAPTLSPDQIIVVNLSGRGDKDVAEVMRLLQKAEDAAPPSERQEVRA; encoded by the coding sequence ATGACCCTGACCCTTCCCGAGTATCCGCAGCCGGACGCGCGCGGGAGATTCGGACGTTTCGGAGGACGCTATGTCCCAGAAACGCTGATCCCGGCCCTGGACGAGCTGGAAACCGCCTACCGCGCCGCCAAGGCCGATCCAGAGTTTCTGGAGGAACTTGACCGCCTGCTCAAGGAATTCGTGGGTCGCCCCAGCGGCCTGTATCTCGCCTCTCGCCTCACCGAGCACGCGGGCGGCGCGAAAATCTACCTCAAGCGCGAGGACCAGAACTACACCGGCGCGCACAAGATCAACAACTGTCTGGCGCAGGCCCTGCTTGCCAAACGCATGGGCAAACGCCGGGTGATTGCCGAGACCGGGGCCGGGCAGCACGGCGTCGCCTCGGCCACGGCCGCCGCGTTGCTGGGCATGGACTGTGTGGTGTACATGGGTGTCGAGGACATCCGCCGTCAGGAGCTGAACGTGTTTCGCATGAAGCTGCTCGGCGCGGAGGTCCGGCCCGTAACCAGCGGCACGAGCACCCTCAAGGACGCCACCAACGAGGCCATCCGCGACTGGGTGACGAATGTGCGCGACACCTTCTACATCCTGGGCAGCGTCGTGGGACCCCACCCGTATCCGGCGATGGTCCGCGACTTCCAGTCGGTGATCGGCGAGGAGGTCAAGGTGCAGTTGCAGGCCCAGGAGGGCCGCGTCAGTCCCGACGTCATCGTCGCGTGCGTGGGAGGCGGCAGCAACGCCATCGGCATCTTTGCTCCCTACGCCTACCTGCCCGAGGAGCAGCGCCCACGCCTGATCGGCACCGAGGCCGCCGGAGAGGGGGTGGAAACCGGACGCCACGCCGCCTCGGTCGCCGGGGGCCGCACCGGCGTGCTGCACGGCGCGATGATGTACCTGCTGCACGACCACGAGGGTCAGATCACCCCACCCCACAGCATCAGCGCGGGCCTGGATTACCCCGGCATCGGACCGGAACACTGCCTGTACAGCGACACCGGGGTGGCCGAGTACGTGCCCGTCACCGACGCGCAGGCGATGGAAGGCCTGCAGCTGCTCACCCGTCTGGAGGGGATCATCCCGGCCCTGGAAAGCGCGCACGCCATCTATCACGCCGTTCAGCTCGCCCCGACCCTGTCGCCCGATCAGATCATCGTGGTGAACCTGTCCGGGCGCGGCGACAAGGACGTGGCCGAGGTGATGCGGCTGCTGCAGAAGGCGGAAGACGCGGCTCCACCCTCCGAGCGTCAGGAGGTGCGGGCATGA
- a CDS encoding M24 family metallopeptidase yields MNRLEQVRDALKGAGVDALWVSHPANVRTLTGFTSPADGKVLVTADAATLYTDARYTVQAQQESAIPQFIARPPETYRHAAAAVAGGRVGFEADHLTVAGLEELRTHWPEAELVALSGVVQELRQIKSAGELEAIRAAQTLADRVFAEVRPMIRAGVRELDVALEIENRLRQAGATAAFDVIVASGPRGAMPHGVASERVIEAGELVTVDMGARLNGYNSDMTRTVAVGEPSGEMRRVYRAVLEAEQAAVAAVKPGMRAAELDAIARDILAGHGLGEAFAHSLGHGVGLEVHEGPGLRGTSEDVLAAGMVITIEPGAYLPDVGGVRIEDLLLVTETGHEVLSHAPKEDV; encoded by the coding sequence ATGAACCGACTGGAACAGGTCAGAGACGCCCTGAAGGGGGCGGGGGTGGACGCGCTGTGGGTGAGCCATCCGGCCAACGTACGGACCCTTACGGGCTTCACGTCGCCGGCAGACGGCAAGGTGCTCGTCACGGCGGACGCCGCCACGCTGTACACCGACGCCCGCTACACGGTCCAGGCCCAGCAGGAATCGGCCATTCCACAATTCATTGCGCGCCCCCCGGAAACGTACCGCCACGCCGCCGCCGCCGTGGCGGGGGGCCGGGTGGGCTTCGAGGCCGACCATCTGACGGTGGCCGGCCTCGAAGAGCTGCGCACGCACTGGCCCGAGGCCGAACTGGTGGCCCTGAGCGGCGTGGTGCAGGAACTCCGGCAGATCAAGTCTGCAGGGGAGTTGGAAGCCATCCGCGCGGCGCAGACCCTGGCCGACCGGGTCTTTGCCGAGGTGCGCCCAATGATCCGGGCCGGGGTCCGCGAACTGGACGTAGCCCTGGAGATCGAAAACCGGCTGCGTCAGGCAGGAGCCACCGCTGCCTTCGACGTGATCGTGGCGAGCGGGCCGCGCGGCGCGATGCCGCATGGCGTCGCCTCGGAGCGGGTAATTGAAGCCGGCGAGCTGGTGACCGTGGACATGGGCGCGCGCCTGAACGGATACAACAGCGACATGACCCGCACGGTGGCGGTCGGAGAACCGTCCGGGGAAATGCGCCGGGTCTACCGCGCGGTGCTGGAGGCCGAACAGGCCGCCGTCGCCGCCGTGAAACCCGGGATGCGGGCCGCCGAGCTGGACGCGATTGCCCGCGACATTCTGGCCGGCCACGGGCTGGGCGAGGCTTTTGCTCACTCGCTGGGCCACGGAGTCGGGCTGGAGGTTCACGAAGGACCGGGGCTGCGCGGCACCAGCGAGGACGTGCTGGCGGCGGGCATGGTGATCACGATCGAACCGGGCGCGTACCTGCCGGACGTGGGGGGGGTGCGCATTGAGGACCTGCTGCTCGTGACCGAGACCGGACATGAGGTCCTGAGCCACGCGCCCAAGGAGGACGTTTGA
- a CDS encoding DJ-1/PfpI family protein: MSLPGTDGLPVPGPLVAVPVYAGVSELELGIMVTVCRLCGGPDTVRTVSRSRVSIVTAGGLVSTPHVLYAALPEPAAVLIPGGPGAQKAARDPLLRSFLAAHVTLPTGASGSGLLLLGEAGTLRGREVGGPADLADTLWGHGVKDVRAGETVTDAGLCTAPGGLPALHAALHVAAALWGPDAAAEAAQRLGHR; the protein is encoded by the coding sequence ATGAGTCTGCCGGGCACCGATGGGTTGCCCGTTCCGGGTCCGCTGGTCGCCGTTCCCGTCTACGCGGGCGTCAGCGAACTGGAACTGGGCATCATGGTCACGGTATGCCGCCTGTGTGGCGGTCCCGACACGGTGCGAACCGTCAGCCGCTCGCGTGTCAGCATCGTCACGGCCGGCGGTCTGGTGAGCACGCCACACGTGCTGTACGCCGCCCTGCCCGAGCCGGCTGCTGTCCTGATCCCTGGCGGCCCCGGCGCACAGAAGGCCGCCCGGGACCCTCTGCTCCGGTCGTTTCTGGCGGCGCACGTCACCCTGCCCACCGGCGCGAGCGGCAGCGGCCTGTTGCTGCTCGGCGAGGCGGGGACGCTGCGCGGGCGTGAGGTGGGCGGCCCCGCCGACCTCGCCGATACCCTGTGGGGTCACGGCGTGAAGGACGTGCGGGCCGGCGAGACCGTGACCGACGCCGGGCTGTGTACCGCTCCCGGTGGGCTGCCCGCCCTGCACGCCGCTCTGCATGTCGCGGCCGCGCTGTGGGGCCCCGACGCCGCAGCCGAGGCCGCGCAGCGTCTGGGCCACCGCTGA
- the gluQRS gene encoding tRNA glutamyl-Q(34) synthetase GluQRS produces MVGRFAPSPTGGMHLGNARTALLAWLHTRTHGGRHLLRFEDLDTGRVRAWAYDATRRDLDWLGLDWDEEYIQSERLEFYAHALNTLTTYPCTCTRREIAAAIQDSAGAPHGSEPVYPGTCRSASAPGDPRPAARRWQVPAETVCVPDAWTGAILCQDLPSEVGDLVLQRNDGVFAYHLAVVVDDAHSGVTDVLRGADLWTATPRQVALQRALGYVTPRYLHVPLMTDFRGERLAKRGGAPPIMTLRESGESPERVLSELARGLGWLVPEEVTGSELIPFWQEVWSRRPTPDLS; encoded by the coding sequence ATGGTGGGACGCTTCGCGCCCAGCCCCACCGGGGGAATGCACCTGGGCAATGCCCGCACCGCCCTGCTCGCGTGGCTGCACACCCGCACCCACGGCGGGCGGCATCTGCTGCGCTTTGAGGACCTCGACACCGGCCGCGTGCGGGCCTGGGCCTATGACGCGACCCGGCGGGATCTGGACTGGCTGGGCCTGGACTGGGATGAGGAATATATACAATCAGAGCGTCTGGAATTCTACGCACACGCCCTGAACACCCTCACCACCTACCCCTGCACCTGCACCCGCCGCGAGATCGCCGCCGCCATCCAGGACAGTGCCGGGGCTCCGCATGGCAGTGAACCCGTGTACCCGGGCACCTGCCGCAGCGCTTCCGCTCCTGGTGATCCGCGCCCCGCTGCACGGCGCTGGCAGGTGCCCGCCGAGACGGTGTGTGTCCCGGACGCCTGGACCGGGGCCATTCTGTGCCAGGACCTGCCGTCCGAGGTGGGGGACCTTGTGTTGCAGCGCAACGACGGCGTGTTCGCGTACCACCTCGCGGTGGTCGTGGACGACGCACACAGCGGCGTGACCGACGTGCTGCGCGGCGCAGACCTGTGGACGGCCACGCCCCGGCAGGTCGCTCTGCAGCGAGCGCTGGGGTATGTCACTCCCCGTTACCTGCACGTGCCGCTGATGACCGACTTCCGGGGCGAGCGTCTGGCCAAGCGGGGCGGTGCGCCGCCGATCATGACGCTGCGCGAATCGGGTGAATCTCCAGAACGCGTTCTCTCTGAACTGGCGCGCGGCCTGGGCTGGCTGGTGCCCGAGGAGGTGACGGGCTCCGAGCTGATTCCGTTCTGGCAGGAGGTCTGGAGCCGCCGGCCTACACCAGACCTCAGCTAA
- a CDS encoding YbjN domain-containing protein: MTMETALLTLDTLAKYLKEKEVQLDMEENNGQRFIRMGWRFEMGDAAVLVSVNDGPNNTSRLEVTCVTQKQYGDRRDEVVNMLNDRNRERAFARSIDADGNVWLEYVGFYPTLAEMPQETFDTLFGGVLMHFQDDYATLEGFVPGPQLQQPQA; encoded by the coding sequence ATGACGATGGAAACGGCACTGCTGACCCTGGACACGCTGGCGAAGTACCTCAAGGAAAAAGAGGTCCAGCTCGATATGGAAGAGAACAACGGCCAGCGCTTTATCCGCATGGGCTGGCGTTTTGAGATGGGCGACGCCGCCGTGCTGGTCAGCGTCAACGACGGTCCGAACAACACCTCGCGTCTGGAAGTCACCTGCGTGACCCAGAAGCAGTACGGGGATCGCCGCGACGAAGTGGTCAACATGCTCAACGACCGCAACCGCGAGCGCGCCTTTGCCCGCAGCATCGACGCCGACGGCAACGTCTGGCTGGAGTATGTGGGCTTCTACCCCACCCTGGCCGAAATGCCCCAGGAAACCTTCGACACGCTGTTCGGCGGCGTGCTGATGCACTTCCAGGACGATTACGCGACCCTGGAAGGCTTTGTACCCGGCCCGCAGCTGCAGCAGCCTCAGGCCTGA
- the trpA gene encoding tryptophan synthase subunit alpha codes for MTATQSRGVARIHAAFEAAQAQGRAAFIPFMTAGFPSAAAFPALADTLLERADILEVGLPYSDPLGDGPTIQRASEQALEGGTSTRRTLEAVRELRTRHDTPIVVMTYVNPIYAVGPREFMRLAQEAGVDGLILPDLPPDQDLEIADLAAEHGLAVTFLIAPTSTPARVKLVAEACTGFLYAVSVTGVTGAREATALNEVPAMLALAREHARVPVAVGFGVKDAGTAHQVAAVADGVVVGSAFINAINHGQDVAALVATIADGCQK; via the coding sequence ATGACCGCCACCCAGTCCCGGGGCGTGGCGCGCATCCACGCCGCCTTTGAGGCCGCGCAGGCACAGGGCCGCGCCGCCTTTATCCCCTTCATGACGGCGGGGTTTCCCTCGGCAGCGGCCTTTCCCGCCCTGGCCGATACCCTGCTCGAGCGCGCCGACATTCTGGAAGTCGGCCTGCCGTACAGCGATCCGCTGGGCGACGGCCCCACCATTCAGCGGGCCTCCGAGCAGGCGCTGGAGGGCGGCACGAGCACCCGGCGCACGCTGGAGGCGGTCCGGGAACTGCGGACGCGCCACGACACGCCCATCGTGGTCATGACCTACGTCAATCCGATCTATGCCGTCGGCCCGCGCGAGTTCATGCGGCTGGCCCAGGAGGCGGGCGTGGACGGCCTGATTCTTCCGGACCTGCCCCCGGATCAGGACCTGGAAATTGCGGATCTGGCCGCCGAGCACGGCCTGGCCGTGACCTTCCTGATCGCCCCGACCAGCACCCCCGCACGCGTGAAGCTGGTGGCGGAGGCCTGCACCGGCTTCCTGTACGCGGTCAGTGTGACCGGCGTGACCGGCGCACGGGAGGCAACGGCCCTGAACGAGGTGCCGGCGATGCTCGCCCTGGCCCGTGAACACGCGCGGGTGCCGGTCGCGGTGGGCTTCGGCGTGAAGGATGCCGGTACCGCCCATCAGGTGGCCGCCGTGGCCGACGGCGTGGTGGTGGGCAGCGCCTTTATCAATGCCATCAACCACGGCCAGGACGTGGCCGCGCTCGTCGCCACCATCGCCGACGGCTGTCAGAAGTAA
- a CDS encoding ParA family protein, whose amino-acid sequence MPRVIAITSEKGGVGKSTLAVHLTGAFHQRGLHAVLVDEDGRVGSSLRWARRSPPGAGVELAFPVLAPDDVRPKKLADADVVLIDTEGRPKRKELRRLATRADVILVPCGPGALELEATRELLDFLGGDGEAGRKARVVLTRVPPVGRAGEEARENLRDEGLTVCNTLVRHYAAYQKAAELGVLACNVRDARAETAWNDILTLSRELL is encoded by the coding sequence ATGCCCCGCGTCATCGCCATCACATCGGAAAAGGGAGGCGTGGGCAAGAGCACGCTGGCCGTTCACCTGACCGGGGCCTTTCACCAGCGCGGCCTGCATGCCGTGCTGGTCGATGAGGACGGACGGGTGGGCAGCAGCTTGCGCTGGGCGCGGCGATCGCCCCCCGGCGCCGGGGTGGAGCTGGCCTTCCCGGTGCTGGCGCCGGACGACGTGCGGCCGAAGAAGCTGGCCGACGCCGACGTTGTTCTGATCGATACCGAGGGCCGCCCGAAGCGCAAGGAGCTGCGCCGCCTCGCCACGCGGGCCGACGTGATTCTGGTGCCGTGCGGGCCGGGCGCGCTGGAGCTGGAGGCCACCCGGGAACTGCTGGACTTTCTGGGCGGCGACGGCGAGGCAGGGCGCAAGGCGCGCGTGGTCCTGACCCGGGTGCCCCCGGTGGGCCGCGCCGGAGAGGAGGCTCGCGAGAACCTGCGCGACGAGGGCCTGACCGTGTGCAACACCCTGGTCCGCCACTACGCCGCGTATCAGAAGGCGGCCGAGCTGGGCGTGCTCGCCTGCAACGTGCGCGACGCCCGCGCCGAGACCGCTTGGAACGACATCCTGACCCTCTCGCGGGAACTGCTGTGA
- a CDS encoding RlpA-like double-psi beta-barrel domain-containing protein, with protein MKARALALAALLLGSSAWAAGTYRVRAGDSLWTVARAHGTTVTALQRANPSVRARALRVGQRLHLPGRTSAARGATSAALQRGHAVYYGGRPNRHTRMTAAHRTLPLGSWVRVTQVGSGRSVDVLINDRGPFGHPARVIDLSRSAAASLGMLSRGIVPVTVRVLSTP; from the coding sequence TTGAAGGCGCGGGCGCTGGCCCTGGCCGCGCTGCTGCTGGGCAGCTCGGCGTGGGCAGCGGGCACCTACCGGGTCCGGGCGGGCGACTCGCTGTGGACGGTGGCCCGCGCCCACGGCACGACCGTGACGGCCCTGCAGCGGGCCAACCCCAGCGTGCGGGCCCGGGCCCTGCGCGTCGGGCAGCGGCTGCACTTGCCGGGACGCACATCGGCGGCGCGGGGAGCGACCTCCGCTGCGCTGCAACGCGGCCACGCCGTGTACTACGGCGGGCGTCCGAACCGGCACACCCGCATGACCGCCGCGCACCGCACGCTGCCGCTGGGCAGCTGGGTGCGGGTGACGCAGGTGGGCAGCGGCCGCAGCGTGGACGTGCTGATCAATGACCGCGGGCCCTTCGGCCATCCGGCGCGTGTGATTGACCTGTCGCGCTCCGCCGCCGCCTCGCTGGGCATGCTGAGCCGGGGCATCGTGCCGGTCACGGTCCGGGTGCTGTCCACCCCCTGA
- a CDS encoding PIG-L deacetylase family protein: protein MTVTPTLLAVFAHPDDEAFSVGGTLTHYARRGVRVQLACATRGEAGKITVPGMTVDDLGQQREQELREACRALEIPEPVFLDFHDSGRYERTRTNDPQALMNVNPLDVEVGLRALIAEVQPQVMVTFDPHGGYGHIDHLQIHRAAVAAFFSTGVLPYGGPQRLYYTALNVEAARGLSRMGENLDPEVYGVSDSTVAVQMDVSPYRENKKAALAAHGTQMGTQSRLGQMSQEEREEMERRMLSHEAFSIGGTRTPLVNWPLRGLFDGVPGCEGVDG, encoded by the coding sequence ATGACCGTTACTCCCACCCTGCTGGCCGTGTTCGCCCATCCCGACGACGAGGCGTTTTCCGTCGGCGGCACCCTGACCCACTACGCCCGCCGGGGCGTGCGGGTGCAGCTCGCCTGCGCGACCCGCGGCGAGGCGGGCAAGATCACCGTGCCGGGCATGACCGTGGACGACCTGGGCCAGCAGCGCGAGCAGGAACTGCGTGAGGCCTGCCGCGCCCTGGAGATCCCCGAGCCGGTCTTTCTGGACTTTCACGACTCGGGCCGCTACGAGCGCACCCGCACGAACGATCCGCAGGCGCTGATGAACGTGAACCCGCTGGACGTGGAGGTCGGGCTGCGCGCCCTGATCGCCGAGGTGCAGCCGCAGGTGATGGTGACCTTCGATCCGCACGGCGGCTACGGCCACATCGACCACCTGCAGATTCACCGGGCGGCGGTGGCGGCCTTCTTCAGCACCGGCGTGCTGCCCTACGGCGGCCCGCAGCGGCTGTATTACACCGCCCTGAACGTGGAAGCGGCCCGGGGCCTGTCGCGCATGGGTGAGAATCTGGACCCCGAAGTGTACGGCGTCTCGGACAGCACCGTGGCGGTGCAGATGGACGTCAGCCCGTACCGCGAGAACAAGAAGGCCGCGCTCGCCGCCCACGGCACCCAGATGGGCACCCAGAGCCGCCTGGGCCAGATGTCACAAGAAGAGCGCGAGGAAATGGAGCGGCGCATGCTGAGCCACGAGGCCTTCAGCATCGGGGGCACGCGCACGCCGCTGGTCAACTGGCCGCTGCGTGGCCTGTTCGACGGCGTGCCGGGCTGCGAGGGCGTCGACGGCTGA
- a CDS encoding DUF3208 domain-containing protein has protein sequence MLCGVRTTEPQAGGRAAIRLLQGYVWHAQDADIDLEHYLPRELDLPSPPGLAEQESAHVLWDTVNPPFAFFENGDPTASQTFYQFTVLRVYEERPDNAALHEDASAASQALGPLLDGTPEGVGWQLWEDLREL, from the coding sequence ATGCTGTGCGGCGTGAGGACCACCGAACCGCAGGCCGGAGGCCGCGCCGCCATCCGTCTGCTGCAGGGCTATGTCTGGCATGCTCAGGACGCCGACATTGACCTGGAACACTATCTGCCCCGTGAACTCGACCTGCCCTCGCCGCCTGGCTTGGCCGAGCAGGAAAGTGCCCACGTGCTGTGGGACACGGTCAATCCGCCGTTCGCCTTTTTCGAGAATGGCGACCCCACCGCCTCGCAGACCTTCTACCAGTTCACGGTCCTGCGGGTGTACGAGGAGCGTCCCGACAACGCCGCCCTGCACGAGGACGCCAGCGCCGCCTCGCAGGCGCTGGGGCCTCTGCTGGACGGCACCCCTGAGGGTGTGGGCTGGCAGCTGTGGGAGGACCTGCGCGAGCTATGA